In a single window of the Poecile atricapillus isolate bPoeAtr1 chromosome 27, bPoeAtr1.hap1, whole genome shotgun sequence genome:
- the GHDC gene encoding GH3 domain-containing protein, with product MLPAVAVAAVVAVAVTVTVVAVAVPALRHRLFRSALRRAGGRYRRRLEALGRDVRLSQERRLRRLLGTGTAGGSEQFQERHPLGQPCGEEEAPGDAVPPPRLWALLPGCWDPDPRLQGSLLYLDALGAAFPRALSRRGTAVLHWTPGCPRAPAGWPLPTLYCTPAAAGTLRSRAAALRLQLLFALRQRALHVLEAGLAAELHDALLALRTEWPQLAQELALGRLSPQPGLPEGVRGQLQALLTPDAARAAELRAECARGFEGIVLRLWPQLEVVVVRTAHGAERLYRDSLCQTDCQGLPFYCPFYQAAGALLGINLWPVEPAPQFLLCPDWAFCEFLPCLATKEPRTVLLDELWEGREYGLVVTAQPGEYRCRTGEVLKVTGFHKQCPVVEPVRRESQTLSVRGESIPEEQFCQSLGRTLRMWPGARLIDYVCVESSLLGDSSGPCAPHYEVFMELQGLRDLSEGQRYRLDQCLQEDFPIYKSFRFKGSIGPLRLHLVRPGSFTRLREALGSPMPMPRVLRQEKLLRLIQGSVIS from the exons ATGCTGCCGGCGGTGGCGGTCGCGGCGGTGGTGGCCGTGGCCGTGACCGTGACCGTGGTGGCCGTGGCCGTCCCCGCGCTGCGGCACCGCCTGTTCCGTTCCGCTCTGCGCCGCGCCGGGGGCCGGTACCGGCGGCGGCTGGAGGCTCTGGGCAGGGACGTGCGGCTGAGCCAGGAGCGGCGGCTGCGGCGCCTGCTGGGCACCGGGACCGCCGGCG GCTCGGAGCAGTTCCAGGAGCGGCATCCCCTGGGGCAGCCCtgtggggaagaagaagcgccGGGGGATGCGGTTCCCCCGCCGCGTCTGTGGGCTCTGCTCCCCGGCTGCTGGGACCCCGACCCCCGGCTGCAG GGGTCCCTGCTCTACCTGGACGCCCTCGGTGCCGCCTTTCCACGGGCCCTGTCCCGCCGGGGCACGGCCGTGCTGCACTGGACCCCTGGCTGTCCCCGTGCCCCGGCGGGGTGGCCGCTGCCCACCCTGTACTGCACCCCGGCCGCTGCGGGCACCCTGCGCTCTCGGGCCGCTGCTCtgcggctgcagctgctctttgCCCTGCGGCAGCGAGCGCTGCATGTGCTGGAGGCCGGGCTGGCGGCCGAGCTGCACGATGCGCTGCTGGCCCTGCGCACTGAATGGCCCCAGCTGGCCCAGGAGCTGGCGCTGGGCAGGCTGAGCCCCCAGCCCGGGCTGCCCGAGGGGGTGCGGGGCCAGCTGCAGGCGCTGCTGACCCCTGATGCTGCCCGGGCAGCCGAGCTCCGTGCTGAGTGCGCCCGTGGCTTCGAGGGCATCGTGTTGCGTCTGTGGCCGCAGctggaggtggtggtggtgaggaCGGCGCATGGTGCGGAGCGGCTCTACCGCGACTCCCTCTGCCAGACCGACTGCCAGGGACTGCCCTTCTACTGCCCCTTCTACCAGGCAGCAGGAG ccctgcttggtATAAACCTGTGGCCAGTGGAGCCAGCACCCCAGTTCCTGCTGTGCCCTGACTGGGCTTTCTGCGagttcctgccctgcctggccacCAAGGAGCCACGGACGGTGCTGCTGGACGAGCTCTGGGAGGGACGCGAGTATGGGCTGGTTGTGACAGCTCAGCCAGGAGAGTACAG GTGCCGTACTGGGGAGGTGCTGAAGGTGACCGGCTTCCACAAGCAGTGTCCCGTGGTGGAACCTGTGCGCAG GGAGAGCCAGACACTGAGCGTGCGAGGTGAGAGCATCCCTGAGGAGCAGTTCTGCCAGAGCCTGGGCCGCACCCTGAGGATGTGGCCAGGGGCTCGCCTGATTGACTATGTCTGTGTGGAGAGCAGCCTGCTGG GTGATTCTTCGGGACCCTGTGCCCCCCACTACGAGGTGTTCATGGAGCTGCAGGGCCTGCGGGACCTGTCGGAGGGGCAGCGCTACAGG CTGGACCAGTGTCTCCAGGAGGATTTCCCCATCTACAAATCCTTCCGCTTCAAGGGCAGCATTGGGCCCCTGCGCCTGCACCTGGTGAGGCCCGGGAGCTTCACCCGGCTGCGGGAAGCTCTGGGCTCCCCCATGCCCATGCCCAGGGTCCTGCgccaagagaagctgctgcGGCTCATCCAGGGATCAGTCATCTCGTAG
- the LOC131589099 gene encoding signal transducer and activator of transcription 5B isoform X1 has translation MELVRCIRHILYHEQRLVREANNSPSPSGSLVDAMSQKHLQINQTFEELRLITQDSENELKKLQQTQEYFIIQYQENMRLQAQFSQLSQLGPQERLSRETTLQQKKASLEAWLHREAQTLQQYRVDLAEKHQKTLQLLRKQQTTILDDELIQWKRRQQLAGNGGPPEGTLDVLQTWCEKLAEIIWQNRQQIRRAEHLCQQLPIPGPVEEMLSELNGTITDIISALVTSTFIIEKQPPQVLKTQTKFAATVRLLVGGKLNVHMNPPQVKATIISEQQAKALLKNESTRNESSGEILNNCCVMEYHQATGTLSAHFRNMSLKRIKRSDRRGAESVTEEKFTILFESQFSVGGNELVFQVKTLSLPVVVIVHGSQDNNATATVLWDNAFAEPGRVPFAVPDKVQWPQLCEALNMKFKAEVQSSRGLTKENLVFLAQKLFNSTSSHLEDYSSTTVSWSQFNRENLPGRNYTFWQWFDGVMEVLKKHLKPHWNDGAILGFVNKQQAHDLLINKPDGTFLLRFSDSEIGGITIAWKFDSSERMFWNLMPFTTRDFSIRSLADRLGDLSYLIYVFPDRPKDEVFSKYYTPVLCESTPAKAVDGYVKPQIKQVVPEFVNASGDSAPGGATYMDQAPSPAVCSQPHYNMYTQNPDPVLDPEGDFDLEDTMDVARHVEELLRRPVDSQWIPHAQS, from the exons ATGGAGCTGGTGCGCTGCATCCGGCACATCCTCTACCACGAGCAGCGGCTGGTGCGGGAGGCGAACAAT AGCCCTTCCCCGTCCGGCTCCTTGGTGGATGCCATGTCCCAGAAGCACCTGCAGATCAACCAGACCTTCGAGGAGCTGCGGCTCATCACACAGGACTCTGAAAATGAGCTCAAAAAGCTGCAGCAGACACAGGAATACTTCATCATCCAGTACCAGGAGAACATGCGACTCCAGG cccagttctcccagctgtcccagctgggcCCCCAGGAGCGCCTGTCACGGGAGACGACGCTgcagcagaaaaaggcatcGCTGGAGGCCTGGCTGCACCGCGAGGCCCAGACACTACAGCAGTACCGTGTG GACCTGGCTGAGAAGCACCAGAAGACGCTGCAGCTGCTGCGCAAGCAGCAAACAACCATCCTGGATGATGAGCTGATCCAGTGGAAGCGTCGGCAGCAACTGGCGGGGAATGGGGGCCCACCCGAAGGCACCTTGGATGTGCTGCAGACCTG gtgTGAGAAGCTGGCAGAGATCATCTGGCAGAACCGGCAGCAGATCCGGCGTGCAGAgcacctgtgccagcagctgccgATCCCAGGCCCAGTGGAGGAGATGCTGTCAGAGCTGAACGGCACCATCACCGACATCATCTCTGCCCTGGTCACCAG CACCTTCATCATCGAGAAGCAGCCCCCCCAAGTGCTGAAGACACAGACCAAGTTTGCAGCCACCGTGCGGCTCCTGGTGGGGGGGAAGCTGAATGTGCACATGAACCCCCCCCAAGTGAAGGCCACCATCATCAGCGAGCAGCAAGCCAAGGCCCTGCTGAAGAATGAGAGCACCCGCAA TGAGAGCAGTGGGGAGATCCTCAACAACTGCTGCGTGATGGAGTATCACCAGGCCACTGGGACGCTCAGCGCCCACTTCCGCAACATG TCCCTGAAGCGGATCAAACGCTCGGATCGCCGTGGGGCTGAGTCAGTGACAGAGGAGAAATTCACCATCCTCTTTGAGTCGCAGTTCAGTGTTGGTGGGAATGAGCTGGTCTTCCAGGTGAAG AcgctgtccctgcctgtggtggTGATTGTTCATGGGAGCCAGGACAATAATGCCACGGCCACCGTGCTTTGGGACAATGCCTTTGCCGAGCCC GGCCGCGTGCCCTTCGCTGTGCCCGACAAGGTGCAGTGGCCACAGCTCTGTGAGGCCCTCAACATGAAGTTCAAGGCAGAGGTGCAGAGCAGCCGTGGGCTGACCAAGGAGAACCTGGTGTTCCTGGCACAAAAGCTCTTCAACAGCACCAGCTCCCACCTGGAGGACTACAGCAGCACCACAGTGTCCTGGTCCCAGTTCAACCGG GAAAACCTGCCTGGGAGGAATTATACCTTCTGGCAGTGGTTTGATGGGGTCATGGAGGTGCTGAAGAAGCATTTGAAGCCGCACTGGAATGATGG GGCCATCCTGGGCTTCGTCAACAAGCAGCAGGCGCACGACCTCCTCATCAACAAACCCGACGGGACCTTCCTTCTGCGCTTCAGCGACTCGGAGATCGGTGGCATCACCATTGCCTGGAAGTTTGACTCCT CTGAGAGGATGTTCTGGAACCTGATGCCTTTCACCACCAGGGATTTCTCCATCCGCTCCTTGGCTGACCGCCTCGGGGATCTCAGTTACCTCATCTACGTGTTCCCCGACCGGCCCAAGGACGAGGTGTTCTCCAAGTACTACACGCCGGTTCTCTGTGAGTCCACGCCAG CTAAAGCTGTGGATGGATACGTGAAGCCACAGATCAAGCAAGTGGTGCCAGA GTTTGTCAAtgcatcaggagattctgcccCTGGAGGGGCCACCTACATGGACCAGGCACCCTCACCTGCCGTCTGCTCCCAGCCTCATTACAACATGTACACCCAGAA CCCCGATCCTGTGCTGGACCCCGAGGGTGATTTTGACCTGGAAGACACGATGGATGTGGCGAGGCACGTGGAAGAGCTGCTGCGGCGCCCCGTGGACAGTCAGTGGATCCCCCACGCCCAGTCGTGA
- the LOC131589099 gene encoding signal transducer and activator of transcription 5B isoform X2, translating into MAVWIQAQQLQGEALRQMQALYGQHFPIEVRHYLSQWIESQAWDSIDLDNPQENVKATQLLEGLIQELQKKADHQVGEDGFLLKIKLGHYATQLQNTYDRCPMELVRCIRHILYHEQRLVREANNSPSPSGSLVDAMSQKHLQINQTFEELRLITQDSENELKKLQQTQEYFIIQYQENMRLQAQFSQLSQLGPQERLSRETTLQQKKASLEAWLHREAQTLQQYRVDLAEKHQKTLQLLRKQQTTILDDELIQWKRRQQLAGNGGPPEGTLDVLQTWCEKLAEIIWQNRQQIRRAEHLCQQLPIPGPVEEMLSELNGTITDIISALVTSTFIIEKQPPQVLKTQTKFAATVRLLVGGKLNVHMNPPQVKATIISEQQAKALLKNESTRNESSGEILNNCCVMEYHQATGTLSAHFRNMSLKRIKRSDRRGAESVTEEKFTILFESQFSVGGNELVFQVKTLSLPVVVIVHGSQDNNATATVLWDNAFAEPGRVPFAVPDKVQWPQLCEALNMKFKAEVQSSRGLTKENLVFLAQKLFNSTSSHLEDYSSTTVSWSQFNRENLPGRNYTFWQWFDGVMEVLKKHLKPHWNDGAILGFVNKQQAHDLLINKPDGTFLLRFSDSEIGGITIAWKFDSSERMFWNLMPFTTRDFSIRSLADRLGDLSYLIYVFPDRPKDEVFSKYYTPVLCESTPAKAVDGYVKPQIKQVVPEFVNASGDSAPGGATYMDQAPSPAVCSQPHYNMYTQNPDPVLDPEGDFDLEDTMDVARHVEELLRRPVDSQWIPHAQS; encoded by the exons ATGGCGGTGTGGATCcaggcccagcagctccagggggaAGCCCTGCGGCAGATGCAGGCGCTCTATGGGCAGCACTTCCCCATCGAGGTGCGGCACTACCTGTCGCAGTGGATCGAGAGCCAGGCGTG GGACTCCATCGACCTTGACAACCCCCAGGAGAATGTGAAGGCGACACAGCTTCTGGAGGGGCTgatccaggagctgcagaagaagGCAGACCACCAAGTGGGTGAGGACGGCTTCCTGCTGAAGATCAAGCTGGGGCACTACGCCACGCAGCTGCAG AATACGTACGACCGATGCCCCATGGAGCTGGTGCGCTGCATCCGGCACATCCTCTACCACGAGCAGCGGCTGGTGCGGGAGGCGAACAAT AGCCCTTCCCCGTCCGGCTCCTTGGTGGATGCCATGTCCCAGAAGCACCTGCAGATCAACCAGACCTTCGAGGAGCTGCGGCTCATCACACAGGACTCTGAAAATGAGCTCAAAAAGCTGCAGCAGACACAGGAATACTTCATCATCCAGTACCAGGAGAACATGCGACTCCAGG cccagttctcccagctgtcccagctgggcCCCCAGGAGCGCCTGTCACGGGAGACGACGCTgcagcagaaaaaggcatcGCTGGAGGCCTGGCTGCACCGCGAGGCCCAGACACTACAGCAGTACCGTGTG GACCTGGCTGAGAAGCACCAGAAGACGCTGCAGCTGCTGCGCAAGCAGCAAACAACCATCCTGGATGATGAGCTGATCCAGTGGAAGCGTCGGCAGCAACTGGCGGGGAATGGGGGCCCACCCGAAGGCACCTTGGATGTGCTGCAGACCTG gtgTGAGAAGCTGGCAGAGATCATCTGGCAGAACCGGCAGCAGATCCGGCGTGCAGAgcacctgtgccagcagctgccgATCCCAGGCCCAGTGGAGGAGATGCTGTCAGAGCTGAACGGCACCATCACCGACATCATCTCTGCCCTGGTCACCAG CACCTTCATCATCGAGAAGCAGCCCCCCCAAGTGCTGAAGACACAGACCAAGTTTGCAGCCACCGTGCGGCTCCTGGTGGGGGGGAAGCTGAATGTGCACATGAACCCCCCCCAAGTGAAGGCCACCATCATCAGCGAGCAGCAAGCCAAGGCCCTGCTGAAGAATGAGAGCACCCGCAA TGAGAGCAGTGGGGAGATCCTCAACAACTGCTGCGTGATGGAGTATCACCAGGCCACTGGGACGCTCAGCGCCCACTTCCGCAACATG TCCCTGAAGCGGATCAAACGCTCGGATCGCCGTGGGGCTGAGTCAGTGACAGAGGAGAAATTCACCATCCTCTTTGAGTCGCAGTTCAGTGTTGGTGGGAATGAGCTGGTCTTCCAGGTGAAG AcgctgtccctgcctgtggtggTGATTGTTCATGGGAGCCAGGACAATAATGCCACGGCCACCGTGCTTTGGGACAATGCCTTTGCCGAGCCC GGCCGCGTGCCCTTCGCTGTGCCCGACAAGGTGCAGTGGCCACAGCTCTGTGAGGCCCTCAACATGAAGTTCAAGGCAGAGGTGCAGAGCAGCCGTGGGCTGACCAAGGAGAACCTGGTGTTCCTGGCACAAAAGCTCTTCAACAGCACCAGCTCCCACCTGGAGGACTACAGCAGCACCACAGTGTCCTGGTCCCAGTTCAACCGG GAAAACCTGCCTGGGAGGAATTATACCTTCTGGCAGTGGTTTGATGGGGTCATGGAGGTGCTGAAGAAGCATTTGAAGCCGCACTGGAATGATGG GGCCATCCTGGGCTTCGTCAACAAGCAGCAGGCGCACGACCTCCTCATCAACAAACCCGACGGGACCTTCCTTCTGCGCTTCAGCGACTCGGAGATCGGTGGCATCACCATTGCCTGGAAGTTTGACTCCT CTGAGAGGATGTTCTGGAACCTGATGCCTTTCACCACCAGGGATTTCTCCATCCGCTCCTTGGCTGACCGCCTCGGGGATCTCAGTTACCTCATCTACGTGTTCCCCGACCGGCCCAAGGACGAGGTGTTCTCCAAGTACTACACGCCGGTTCTCTGTGAGTCCACGCCAG CTAAAGCTGTGGATGGATACGTGAAGCCACAGATCAAGCAAGTGGTGCCAGA GTTTGTCAAtgcatcaggagattctgcccCTGGAGGGGCCACCTACATGGACCAGGCACCCTCACCTGCCGTCTGCTCCCAGCCTCATTACAACATGTACACCCAGAA CCCCGATCCTGTGCTGGACCCCGAGGGTGATTTTGACCTGGAAGACACGATGGATGTGGCGAGGCACGTGGAAGAGCTGCTGCGGCGCCCCGTGGACAGTCAGTGGATCCCCCACGCCCAGTCGTGA
- the STAT3 gene encoding signal transducer and activator of transcription 3 isoform X1, translating to MAQWNQLQQLDTRYLEQLHQLYSDSFPMELRQFLAPWIESQDWAYAASKESHATLVFHNLLGEIDQQYSRFLQESNVLYQHNLRRIKQFLQSRYLEKPMEIARIVARCLWEESRLLQTAATAAQQGGQATHPTAAVVTEKQQMLEQHLQDVRKRVQDLEQKMKVVENLQDDFDFNYKTLKSQGDMQDLNGNNQSVTRQKMQQLEQMLTALDQMRRGIVSELAGLLSAMEYVQKMLADEELADWKRRQQIACIGGPPNICLDRLENWITSLAESQLQTRQQIKKLEELQQKVSYKGDPIVQHRPMLEERIVELFRNLMKSAFVVERQPCMPMHPDRPLVIKTGVQFTTKVRLLVKFPELNYQLKIKVCIDKDSGDVAALRGSRKFNILGTNTKVMNMEESNNGSLSAEFKHLTLREQRCGNGGRANCDASLIVTEELHLITFETEVYHQGLKIDLETHSLPVVVISNICQMPNAWASILWYNMLTNNPKNVNFFTKPPIGTWDQVAEVLSWQFSSTTKRGLSIEQLTTLAEKLLGPGVNYSGCQITWAKFCKENMAGKGFSFWVWLDNIIDLVKKYILALWNEGYIMGFISKERERAILSTKPPGTFLLRFSESSKEGGITFTWVEKDISGKTQIQSVEPYTKQQLNNMSFAEIIMGYKIMDATNILVSPLVYLYPDIPKEEAFGKYCRSESQEHSEATDSGSAAPYLKTKFICVTPTSFSNTIDLPMSPRTLDSLMQFGNSSEGAENNAGGQFESLTFDMELTPECASSPM from the exons ATGGCGCAGTGGAACCAGCTACAGCAGCTCGACACGCGgtacctggagcagctccaccAGCTCTACAGTGACAGCTTCCCCATGGAGCTCCGGCAGTTCCTGGCCCCGTGGATTGAAAGCCAGGACTG GGCATACGCTGCCAGCAAGGAGTCTCACGCCACGCTGGTGTTCCACAACCTGCTGGGGGAGATCGACCAGCAGTACAGCCGCTTCCTGCAGGAGTCCAACGTCCTGTACCAGCACAACCTGCGCCGCATCAagcagttcctgcag AGCAGATACTTGGAGAAGCCAATGGAAATAGCCCGCATCGTGGCTCGCTGCCTCTGGGAAGAGTCCCGGCTCCTCCAgacagctgccactgctgcccag CAAGGGGGACAGGCAACACATCcaacagcagctgtggtgacagagaagcagcagatgctggagcagcacctgcaggatGTCAGGAAGAGGGTGCAG GATCTGGAGCAGAAGATGAAAGTGGTAGAAAATCTCCAGGATGACTTTGATTTTAACTACAAGACTTTGAAAAGCCAAGGAG ACATGCAGGACCTGAACGGGAACAACCAGTCAGTGACCCGGCAGAAgatgcagcagctggagcaaatGCTGACAGCGCTGGACCAGATGCGCAGG GGCATAGTGAGCGAGCTGGCTGGGCTGTTGTCAGCCATGGAGTATGTGCAGAAGATGCTGGCAGATGAGGAACTGGCAGACTGGAAGAGGCGGCAGCAGATTGCCTGCATTGGTGGCCCACCCAATATCTGCCTGGACCGGCTGGAGAACTG GATAACCTCTCTTGCTGAATCACAGCTACAGACCCGGCAGCAGATCAAGAAGTTGGAAGAACTGCAGCAAAAAGTATCCTACAAGGGTGACCCAATCGTCCAGCACCGGCCCATGCTGGAGGAGCGGATTGTGGAGCTGTTCAGGAACCTGATGAAAAG TGCTTTTGTCGTGGAGAGGCAGCCCTGCATGCCCATGCACCCCGACCGACCCCTCGTCATCAAGACAGGCGTGCAGTTCACCACCAAAGTCAG GTTGTTGGTCAAGTTTCCAGAGTTGAACTATCAGCTGAAAATCAAAGTCTGCATTGACAA GGACTCTGGGGATGTTGCAGCACTTCGGGG GTCCCGGAAGTTTAATATCCTGGGGACCAACACCAAGGTCATGAACATGGAGGAGTCGAACAATGGCAGCCTCTCAGCAGAGTTCAAACACCTG ACCCTGCGGGAGCAGCGGTGTGGGAATGGAGGCCGAGCCAACTGTGAT GCCTCACTGATAGTCACCGAGGAGCTGCACCTCATCACTTTTGAGACAGAGGTGTATCACCAGGGGCTGAAGATCGACCTGGAG ACCCACTCATTGCCTGTGGTGGTCATCTCCAAcatctgccagatgcccaaTGCCTGGGCATCCATCCTGTGGTACAACATGCTGACCAACAACCCCAAG AACGTGAACTTCTTCACTAAGCCACCCATTGGGACCTGGGACCAGGTGGCAGAGGTGCTGAGCTGGCAGTTCTCCTCCACCACAAAGCGCGGGCTCAGCATTGAGCAGCTGACCACGCTGGCAGAAAAACTGCTGG GACCAGGTGTGAATTACTCTGGCTGTCAGATCACCTGGGCCAAGTTCTGCAAG gaGAACATGGCTGGCAAAGGCTTCTCTTTCTGGGTCTGGCTGGACAACATCATTGACTTGGTGAAGAAGTACATCCTGGCACTGTGGAATGAAGG GTACATCATGGGGTTCATCAGCAAGGAGCGGGAGCGAGCCATCCTGAGCACCAAGCCCCCAGGGACCTTTCTGCTGCGCTTCAGTGAGAGCAGCAAGGAAGGTGGCATCACCTTCACGTGGGTGGAGAAGGACATCAGTG GGAAGACACAGATCCAGTCGGTGGAGCCTTACaccaagcagcagctgaacaacATGTCGTTTGCGGAGATCATCATGGGCTACAAAATCATGGATGCCACCAACATCCTGGTGTCCCCACTGGTGTACCTGTACCCAGACATCCCCAAGGAGGAGGCGTTTGGAAAGTACTGCCGCTCTGAGAGCCAGGAGCACTCGGAGGCGACGGACTCAGGTA GTGCTGCTCCGTACCTGAAGACCAAGTTCATCTGTGTCACCCC CACCTCCTTCAGCAACACCATCGACCTGCCCATGTCCCCGCGCACCCTGGACTCGCTCATGCAGTTCGGCAACAGCAGCGAGGGCGCAGAGAACAACGCGGGTGGGCAGTTCG AGTCGCTGACCTTCGACATGGAGCTGACCCCAGAGTGTGCGTCCTCGCCCATGTGA
- the STAT3 gene encoding signal transducer and activator of transcription 3 isoform X2, which translates to MAQWNQLQQLDTRYLEQLHQLYSDSFPMELRQFLAPWIESQDWAYAASKESHATLVFHNLLGEIDQQYSRFLQESNVLYQHNLRRIKQFLQSRYLEKPMEIARIVARCLWEESRLLQTAATAAQQGGQATHPTAAVVTEKQQMLEQHLQDVRKRVQDLEQKMKVVENLQDDFDFNYKTLKSQGDMQDLNGNNQSVTRQKMQQLEQMLTALDQMRRGIVSELAGLLSAMEYVQKMLADEELADWKRRQQIACIGGPPNICLDRLENWITSLAESQLQTRQQIKKLEELQQKVSYKGDPIVQHRPMLEERIVELFRNLMKSAFVVERQPCMPMHPDRPLVIKTGVQFTTKVRLLVKFPELNYQLKIKVCIDKDSGDVAALRGSRKFNILGTNTKVMNMEESNNGSLSAEFKHLTLREQRCGNGGRANCDASLIVTEELHLITFETEVYHQGLKIDLETHSLPVVVISNICQMPNAWASILWYNMLTNNPKNVNFFTKPPIGTWDQVAEVLSWQFSSTTKRGLSIEQLTTLAEKLLGPGVNYSGCQITWAKFCKENMAGKGFSFWVWLDNIIDLVKKYILALWNEGYIMGFISKERERAILSTKPPGTFLLRFSESSKEGGITFTWVEKDISGKTQIQSVEPYTKQQLNNMSFAEIIMGYKIMDATNILVSPLVYLYPDIPKEEAFGKYCRSESQEHSEATDSGAAPYLKTKFICVTPTSFSNTIDLPMSPRTLDSLMQFGNSSEGAENNAGGQFESLTFDMELTPECASSPM; encoded by the exons ATGGCGCAGTGGAACCAGCTACAGCAGCTCGACACGCGgtacctggagcagctccaccAGCTCTACAGTGACAGCTTCCCCATGGAGCTCCGGCAGTTCCTGGCCCCGTGGATTGAAAGCCAGGACTG GGCATACGCTGCCAGCAAGGAGTCTCACGCCACGCTGGTGTTCCACAACCTGCTGGGGGAGATCGACCAGCAGTACAGCCGCTTCCTGCAGGAGTCCAACGTCCTGTACCAGCACAACCTGCGCCGCATCAagcagttcctgcag AGCAGATACTTGGAGAAGCCAATGGAAATAGCCCGCATCGTGGCTCGCTGCCTCTGGGAAGAGTCCCGGCTCCTCCAgacagctgccactgctgcccag CAAGGGGGACAGGCAACACATCcaacagcagctgtggtgacagagaagcagcagatgctggagcagcacctgcaggatGTCAGGAAGAGGGTGCAG GATCTGGAGCAGAAGATGAAAGTGGTAGAAAATCTCCAGGATGACTTTGATTTTAACTACAAGACTTTGAAAAGCCAAGGAG ACATGCAGGACCTGAACGGGAACAACCAGTCAGTGACCCGGCAGAAgatgcagcagctggagcaaatGCTGACAGCGCTGGACCAGATGCGCAGG GGCATAGTGAGCGAGCTGGCTGGGCTGTTGTCAGCCATGGAGTATGTGCAGAAGATGCTGGCAGATGAGGAACTGGCAGACTGGAAGAGGCGGCAGCAGATTGCCTGCATTGGTGGCCCACCCAATATCTGCCTGGACCGGCTGGAGAACTG GATAACCTCTCTTGCTGAATCACAGCTACAGACCCGGCAGCAGATCAAGAAGTTGGAAGAACTGCAGCAAAAAGTATCCTACAAGGGTGACCCAATCGTCCAGCACCGGCCCATGCTGGAGGAGCGGATTGTGGAGCTGTTCAGGAACCTGATGAAAAG TGCTTTTGTCGTGGAGAGGCAGCCCTGCATGCCCATGCACCCCGACCGACCCCTCGTCATCAAGACAGGCGTGCAGTTCACCACCAAAGTCAG GTTGTTGGTCAAGTTTCCAGAGTTGAACTATCAGCTGAAAATCAAAGTCTGCATTGACAA GGACTCTGGGGATGTTGCAGCACTTCGGGG GTCCCGGAAGTTTAATATCCTGGGGACCAACACCAAGGTCATGAACATGGAGGAGTCGAACAATGGCAGCCTCTCAGCAGAGTTCAAACACCTG ACCCTGCGGGAGCAGCGGTGTGGGAATGGAGGCCGAGCCAACTGTGAT GCCTCACTGATAGTCACCGAGGAGCTGCACCTCATCACTTTTGAGACAGAGGTGTATCACCAGGGGCTGAAGATCGACCTGGAG ACCCACTCATTGCCTGTGGTGGTCATCTCCAAcatctgccagatgcccaaTGCCTGGGCATCCATCCTGTGGTACAACATGCTGACCAACAACCCCAAG AACGTGAACTTCTTCACTAAGCCACCCATTGGGACCTGGGACCAGGTGGCAGAGGTGCTGAGCTGGCAGTTCTCCTCCACCACAAAGCGCGGGCTCAGCATTGAGCAGCTGACCACGCTGGCAGAAAAACTGCTGG GACCAGGTGTGAATTACTCTGGCTGTCAGATCACCTGGGCCAAGTTCTGCAAG gaGAACATGGCTGGCAAAGGCTTCTCTTTCTGGGTCTGGCTGGACAACATCATTGACTTGGTGAAGAAGTACATCCTGGCACTGTGGAATGAAGG GTACATCATGGGGTTCATCAGCAAGGAGCGGGAGCGAGCCATCCTGAGCACCAAGCCCCCAGGGACCTTTCTGCTGCGCTTCAGTGAGAGCAGCAAGGAAGGTGGCATCACCTTCACGTGGGTGGAGAAGGACATCAGTG GGAAGACACAGATCCAGTCGGTGGAGCCTTACaccaagcagcagctgaacaacATGTCGTTTGCGGAGATCATCATGGGCTACAAAATCATGGATGCCACCAACATCCTGGTGTCCCCACTGGTGTACCTGTACCCAGACATCCCCAAGGAGGAGGCGTTTGGAAAGTACTGCCGCTCTGAGAGCCAGGAGCACTCGGAGGCGACGGACTCAG GTGCTGCTCCGTACCTGAAGACCAAGTTCATCTGTGTCACCCC CACCTCCTTCAGCAACACCATCGACCTGCCCATGTCCCCGCGCACCCTGGACTCGCTCATGCAGTTCGGCAACAGCAGCGAGGGCGCAGAGAACAACGCGGGTGGGCAGTTCG AGTCGCTGACCTTCGACATGGAGCTGACCCCAGAGTGTGCGTCCTCGCCCATGTGA